In the Cytophagia bacterium CHB2 genome, ATGATTTTTGATCTAGTAAAAGTGAAATCGTTACTTTCAAGACAAACACATTGGACGCAGATTTCCCCGGATCAACGCAGATGAAATCAGTGCGAATCCCCTTTGATCGGTGTCCGGAGGTTTGGGTTGCGGCTCCGCATTGTGCCAATGCCAACACGTTCGCTCTTCCGGAGGAAGCGTGCTGCATGCTGGCAGAGATGAATGTTCACGAGATCCCGCGAGGGCAGGATGGCCGGAGGAAGCGTTATTGTTTTCACGGTGACAACGATGTGAGCGGATTCAAACAAGCGACAAATATAGAAAAAAAAACTCGGAATGCAAGTGATTGGGCAAGAATCGACTTGACATTCTCGAATCGTTTCTTCATATTTGCCCGTTAAATTTTAAGCGCGCACCGACACCATTGACAGTCGTACGAATTCACGAGATCGAACCATCCCGCGTATGCGCCGGGACGGAGGATGAGGGTTAGTAGCGTGATTGCTTTTACTGAGCCGCACAACGACTGTTTTACCCCCAGAGTTCTTTTTCGCCGCCGAGAAGGGCGGCAACGCCTTCCTATACCTAAGCTTCATTTTACGCGATTTTTCATTTCTAATTTTTGCCTTAATTTTCAGCCGCCAATAAAATACCTTTTTTGTTTTTTCACAGTCTTTTTAAGACACCATTTTCTTATTTAACCTCGCCCGCCTGCGACACCGGCCAAGTCGAAGCAATAAAGAGAACGACAAACCACGGCGAGTAACAATGGCGATAAGCCGCGCATGCAAAACAACAATCCGGTATTTTCGTCCCCGCAAGGCAGACGAATTGAAAATTTTAATTGTTGAACAGACGAGAGAATTCAACAAAGAGAAAGGAGGCGAAGCTGTACAATTTAATGAATTCATTTTTACCAATTCTCATCTTCAAAACCGTTCAAACCTTTAATCGCTAAGGGAGGTTGCTCATGCAACGAAAATTTCTAGTTGTGCTTTTGACGGTTTTTATCTGCGGCTTGGGACTTCTGGCGGCGCATGATGCCAACAAGAAGGACCTCAAAGCCACCGCCAAAACTATCAAGCTGATGTCCCAAAAGGATAAAGCGCGTTTTCAGATTACACCCATGAAAACTGATGATGCAACGGCTACGGCTATTTCCCCAAAATCCAAATCTTCTCAAACCGCTGCTGCTCAGGAAGTCATCTTCTTTGATGATTTCGAGGGCGGCCAAGAAAGATGGCAAGCGGGAGCAACGTGGGGTATTCAAGCCACGCCCGGCGGCTATGTGGATGAGACGACCAGCGACTGGGAACCGTCCACTAGTAACTTTCACAGCGCTACCACAAGCTGGCATGAAACCGGCGCAACGCCTTCCAGCACGGATATGTTGATGTCACCCGCGTTTACTCTTCCGACCACGGTTGAGGGCGGCGCTCCGTTGGCGCGCTTGAACCTCGATTTTTGGTTGGATTGGGATGCGGTGAGTTCTGCGAATCAGATTTATGTGTATCTCGGCAAAGATGAAGCGTTGTGGGCGTTTGATACCAGCGACCCCGGCGCCGGCGCCAGTAGCTGGTCTGTTCACAACCCGGGAACGCCTCCCTATGATGTATTCAGCCGTCAATATTTGACGACGCCGGAAATCGATTTGACCAGTGTTTCCGCTCCCATCAGTCTGAGTTTCCTTTACAAATCCATCTCCGAGCCGGAATTCGATTTCAACAAAGTTGATGTGTTCACGGCTGATGATGATTTTCTGGCGTACACTTCCGTGGCATCCTTTCATGGTCCGGATGGCAGTGCGGGCGGCGGCACGGCAACTTGGACCAACCACACGGTGAGTCTGGATGCCTATGCCGGCAAAGTCATCAAGCTCCGTTTCAGTGAGAATGGTGACTATGGTTTCGTGCAGGCCGACGCTATTTTCGCACTGGATGACATTACCGTTACCGGGCCTGGCGGCGTAGTTTTCAGTGATGACGGCGGCGAGAGCGGGGCATCGAGCATGACAGCCGAAGGCTTTGCCCCCGGTTCTGCGGTTGCAGCCTACGTAGGCGCTGCCAACCCAAATCCCAATTGGGTAAATGTCGCCGTACCTGGAAATCTTTTGTTAACCGGTGCGGATGGTACTTTGTCGCCTGGCGATAACGTTCGCCTCGGATTTGTGTTTGCTTATGACCCGGCCGGCACTGGCGCTGCGCATGTCACGGGTCGCGGTCTCTTCATCGATGATTTCAATCTTGTCGGCCAAACCATTCAAGACGACGTCGCAGCCGTCAATGTTGGCATTCCTTTCCCGGCCAAAGTTGGCGATGCTTTGTCATTTACGTTGAATGTGACCAACACTGGCTTGAATCCGCAAAGCAACGTGCAATGGCAGGGCACGATTTTTAACAACGCCACCGGTGCGCAAGTCGCGTCTGTGGTTGGCCGCGGCACAACAACGATCGCCTCGGGCGAAAGTGAAGCCATTGCTTCCATTAACACCTGGACTCCCACAGCCCCTGGCGTCTATCGTATTCGGGCCTTCACCCGCCTCGCAAATGACGAAGATCGTTCCAACGACACCACCGCAGTCGCAACCGACGATCCTGACGGTTTCGGTGACGCGCGTTATTCGCCGTTTGTGGTGCATGATGGCAACGTGTTGTTCTCCTCGGCATTGTGGGACGCGCCGGCTGCTGCGACTCCTGCACAATTGGTCACGCGCGGATTCCAGGTCAATACCTCGAGATCCGATCCTGGCGTTGTGACTTGGCAAACCACGGCTTCGGCATTGGTGCCGTTTGTCAACCTGGGCGTCAATTACACCGGCGCATACGTGCAATTCGATTCGTTGGGCCGGCCCCAGGATGAAGATTTAATCATTCCCAATCTCAACTTCAGCGGCGTGGCCTCAACCGCTTGGCTTACCTTCAAAGCTTTAGGCGTCGGAGGCTTTGACTTTACCAGATTCTCGGTAAGCGTGAGCAATAATGGCGGCGCAAGTTGGAATGATATCCCCGGCTCCGAGCGTTTGCGCGGCGTCGATCCTGAAACCGGCCAAAATTATGGCGGCCCGGCCTTCTTCACGGCGAATCTGCGGCCGGCAGTGTATAACATCACTTCCATGGCAGCCGGTTATTCCAATGTTTGGATTCGCTTCCGTTATCAAGCGGTTAATGACGCAGACTGGACGGTTTGGAATGTTGCGGTTAGCGGCAAGGGCGTGCAAGCAGCTACTCTGAGCGGCGTCAATGACATTCCCGATGATCAAGGCAAGCAAGTGCGTGTAAGCTGGACGCGTTCGCCGAACGACGGCGGTATTGCGGGCGTGCCGATCACGCATTACGGTGTGTGGCGTAAGATTGCCGGCACCACCGGCATGCCGGTGGGCGGCGATGTCACCGTGGTTGAGAACCGTCTCGCCATGATCAGCGCCGATGTCAAATCCTTGAAGCCGGGCGCGCGTTTCTATGATGTCAGCTCGGCCACTTCCTGGGATTTCATCGCGAGCGTGTTGGCGCATTCCGATCCGGACTACAACTATGTCGCCCCGA is a window encoding:
- a CDS encoding T9SS type A sorting domain-containing protein, translating into MQRKFLVVLLTVFICGLGLLAAHDANKKDLKATAKTIKLMSQKDKARFQITPMKTDDATATAISPKSKSSQTAAAQEVIFFDDFEGGQERWQAGATWGIQATPGGYVDETTSDWEPSTSNFHSATTSWHETGATPSSTDMLMSPAFTLPTTVEGGAPLARLNLDFWLDWDAVSSANQIYVYLGKDEALWAFDTSDPGAGASSWSVHNPGTPPYDVFSRQYLTTPEIDLTSVSAPISLSFLYKSISEPEFDFNKVDVFTADDDFLAYTSVASFHGPDGSAGGGTATWTNHTVSLDAYAGKVIKLRFSENGDYGFVQADAIFALDDITVTGPGGVVFSDDGGESGASSMTAEGFAPGSAVAAYVGAANPNPNWVNVAVPGNLLLTGADGTLSPGDNVRLGFVFAYDPAGTGAAHVTGRGLFIDDFNLVGQTIQDDVAAVNVGIPFPAKVGDALSFTLNVTNTGLNPQSNVQWQGTIFNNATGAQVASVVGRGTTTIASGESEAIASINTWTPTAPGVYRIRAFTRLANDEDRSNDTTAVATDDPDGFGDARYSPFVVHDGNVLFSSALWDAPAAATPAQLVTRGFQVNTSRSDPGVVTWQTTASALVPFVNLGVNYTGAYVQFDSLGRPQDEDLIIPNLNFSGVASTAWLTFKALGVGGFDFTRFSVSVSNNGGASWNDIPGSERLRGVDPETGQNYGGPAFFTANLRPAVYNITSMAAGYSNVWIRFRYQAVNDADWTVWNVAVSGKGVQAATLSGVNDIPDDQGKQVRVSWTRSPNDGGIAGVPITHYGVWRKIAGTTGMPVGGDVTVVENRLAMISADVKSLKPGARFYDVSSATSWDFIASVLAHSDPDYNYVAPTLADGVETCFMVSAHTANPAVFANSNEACGTSTDDLPPNAPALSGGFEGGVVQLSWTQPDNEEPASYSVYRRLSSEPAFGEAIATVTDLQYQDNTVQSNTSYVYAVTAKDYADNMSVFSNEVPIVTTGVADRPVSALPTEYGLGNNYPNPFNPQTSITFALPEHGRVVITILNSLGQEIEKLVDGNMPAGFHTVVWDAKKHTSGVYFYRLTVNNFTQMKKMVLMK